The genomic interval GAAGGAAAAGCGCATGTTACTCTTACCTTTACTACTCCTGTTCTTTCTCTGAATAAAGAATCGCTCGTTTCTTTGGAAAAAATCAAGATTTATCGCGATGATGCGTTGATAGATTCTCTTTCAGATATTATCCCAGGACAGCAGATTAGCTATGATGATACTGAAGCATTAACAGGACAACTGAATACCTATAGGGTAGTGGCGGTAAATAACAATGGAGAAGGACAAGATGCAGAAATAACTGTTTGGGTTGGCTTTGACGCTCCTACCTCTCCAATTAATGTTGCACTGAAAGAAGTAGGTGGCAAGGCTGTTCTTACTTGGGATGCGCCTATAGTTGGACAACATCAAGGACCTGTTGATAAGAATAATCTTTTCTACGGTGTGATGAGAAATGATGGTCAGGTGGTTGCAACAGGATTACAAAGCCAGACCTATAGTGAGGCTATAGATAACACAGGCGAACAGCATTGGCTCGTTTTTGGTGTACAAGCTGCAAATCTTTTAGGATATAGTGAGATAGTACAATCGAATGGTATTATTGCCGGAGCACATTATGAATTGCCATTCTATGAGGGATTCGCTAATGGTAACCTTTCCAATTTCTGGGGTTCTGAAAACTATAACGATCGTGGATGGGGCTCATCATGGGCACCTAACACAGATGCGGATGCTGATGGTAATAATGGCTTCATAGCTTTCGGTACCGGAGGCGGATATGTAGGCTCTGGAGCGAAACTTTTTACTGGAAAGATTAATATACATGGTGCTGAAACACCTATATTGGAGTTCTACTATAGTCATCGTTCAGAGAATGAGTATAGCGAATTAGGAAGCCCACTTCATGTGAAAATTATCAAAAACGGAGCCGACACCATCTTGGTTCGTGATATACAGCCTATTTATTTTTGGCAGTTGGATGCTGAAAAAATGTTTTCATATGAATGTGTAGATTTGGCTGAGTTTAAGGATGCCGAATATATACAGGTACTATTCGACGCAGAAAATTCTGGTACGACATATACCTATATAGATGCCGTTGGCGTTCGTAATCTTCTGCCAAACGACCTTTCTGTTTCGTTAGTATCTCCAAATGAGGCTACTTCAGGACAGAATCTAAAAATGACTGCTACTGTAAAGAATATAGGTATCAATGAAGCTGGTACCTACAGTGTTAGTCTATATGATGACGGACGTCTGTTAGAGACAAAGAATAACACAGCCCCATTGGGCGCAAATGCAGAAGAGACTTTCAATTTCTCTATTCCTGTAAATACGCTTAAAAGTGTGTTGAATCTCTATGCAACAGTTGATTTTGATAAGGACCAGGAATCAGATAATAATAGAAGCAAGGATGTTGCCGTTACCGTTACTCTTCCTATTTATCCAAAGCCTGAGAATGTTGAGGCTGTAATGAACAATGGTTTAGTGTCTCTGACTTGGCAGTCACCTGAATATTCAGAGTTTTCTGTTCCTACAATTGAAGATGTGGAAAACTATGAGCCATACGTGGTGAATACATTTGGTCAGTGGACAACAATTGACCGTGACGGGCTTCCTACTCACGATGATGTGTATGCAGGCGATGACCATGTAATTTATGATGCAGCAGGACAGCCGACATCTTGGTTGGTGTTCAATCCTGTTGTACGCAACTATTCTACTATCGACTGGATGGGAAATAGTAATGGTTGGCAACCTGTATCTGGCAATCAGTTCTTTGCAGCTGTTGCAGTAGCCAATGGAACAAGCGATGACTGGTTGATATCTCCCGAACTGACTGGTGAAGAACAGAGTATCTCGTTCTATGAGCATGGATATTATAACATGGAGACATTCGAAGTGCTCTATTCTACTACGGATACTGATCCGGAACATTTCGAGTCTTTAGCACAGGAAACTTCATCCTTCGATTGGACTTTACGTCAGTATAAACTGCCAGCTGGAGCAAAGTATTTCGCAATTCGTCATACTACTTCTTATGGTTATCGATTCTTTGTCGATGATATCAAGTTCCAGTCTGCTGCAGGCAAGGGTAGCTTGAAACTAAGTGGATATCGTATCTATTGCGACGGACAGCTTGTAGGTCAGGTAGCAGCAGATGTTACAAACTATAGCGATACCAACAAGAACAAAGGATCTCACCTCTATCAAGTTACAGCTGTTTATGAGCAAGGAGAGTCGGCAGCTTCTTCTGCAAACGTTGAAATTACTACTGGTATTAGTAGCTTGAATGGCGCGAAGAAGGATGACCTTAAGATATATGGACTTGACGGACGTAGTCACAAGTCTCTCCAACGCGGACTGAACATCGTAAGAACTCTCGGAGGAACAACTGTCAAAGTTCTTAGATAAGTTAAAAGAAGATTTTCTTAAAATAAAAACTGGTCGGAACAAAAAAAGATGTTCCGACCAGTTTTTTATTATAACAAAGATTGACAAGGATTGACAAGGGACTGGTACCTGTCATACCGTATCAAGCTGAAGAGCTACGACCACAAACTCGTAGACAAGTCAGCAGAGAAGATTGTGAAGGCCGTAAAGGCTACTGGTGCCATCATCAGCGGACCAATTTCCCTTCCCACCCACAAGCGTATCTTCACCGTTAACCGCTCTACCTTCGTTAACAAGAAGAGCCGTGAGCAGTTCCAACTGTCAGACTACAAGCGTCTGATTGACATCTACAGCTCAACAGCCAAGACTGTTGACGCCCTGATGAAGCTTGAACTTCCCAGCGGTGTTGAGGTTGAGATCAAGGTATAGTATAATCTTATTCTCAAAATAGAGCGACATTCCCGTCAGTCGGGGATGTCGCTTGTTTTTTTCTGATTTTGATGCACGCATTTGGGATAGAGCCCAAATGCGTGCATCTTTTTCTTGGCAGAATATATACTTTTGCGTAATTTTGCAACGTTTATGGATGAAGTAGTTTATTTACCAAATAAAAACGAGACAACAATAGCTTTCGTGAAGCGTGTGGTTGCAGAACAATCCAACCGAGAACTTCTGCGCATTGTTGTGCAGTTGGTTGAGATTGCTCTTAGCGAACTGAAAGGTCGTCCTTGTGATGTCAAGGTGACAGCTTCGAAGCAGCGATTTACCTTGACGCTCCGCCATGCGGGTAACCCCATCGATAATCGTATGATATACTTGATGGACGATCATATTGATCGTGCGAAATACCAGCCTGATGGTGACGGCTGGGTTTTGACTCTTCGCCGTGACATCCCTTCGTTTTACATTTCCACTGAGGAAGATTAAGAAACTGAGACTATTCTATATAAGGTATGAGAAATGTTCTTCAAGTCCTGCTATTTGTTTCTATACTGGTTTTTGCCAGTTGCGGAAGAAATAATTCAGCAAGACATATTCTAAATTTGGGTGATACACCTTATCAGGAAGACTCCGTATTGGTGGCTTATGGCTATCATCCGGATCGTGCAATCGTGATGCTCGACTCTGCCTTGTTGCTTGGCAATATCAATGAATACCGTGCCCAGTTTATCCGTGCCAAGATCTTTAGCAAGTCGCTCCTCAAGCAGCGGCAGGATTCTGCCATCCTGATCTGTAAGCAGTTGCTGAAGCATGATTCCGTGATTAAAACACTCCATGAGCAGGAGAATATTCTCGATCTGCTGATGATCACCAGTCGTACCAAGACCGACTTTGAAGGCTATGTGAAGTGGGCGACGCAGAAGGCTGAGGTCTGTCGTCTTCAGGGAGAGGAGACGGAACAATGGCGTACTGAGGCAGAGATCGGTATGGTGATGGCTCATCTGGGACAGCCGGAGGAGGGTATGGCGAAAATCGACGAGGCAATTCGTCATCTCGATGAACCTGGCAGTATCGACCGCATGGATGCCTTCATCATTGCTGTGAAACGTAAAATTACTGTACTGAATGAGCAGGGGCGCTATGCTGAGGTGATACCTTTGGCACAGCGTATCCTCGACCGGCTTGATCATTATGAGCAGCATGCCATGGACTATGCCGAAGACAGTTACCGTCTGTCGTGGAGCGACAGCCCTGCCGATCGCGACCGCTATATTGACTTCAGCCGTGCCCAGGCCAATGGCTTCCTGGCTGGTGCCTATGCCATGACGGGTGATATCGCTCATGCCCGTGAGTATCTCGCCCGCTTCGACCAGAGCGGTTATGGTCATTCATTTAGTGCCCGCAGGATGATTATTCCGACGCAGATGGCGCTCGGTATGTATGATGAGGCGATGGCCACCAGTGATGAGATAGCCTATCGTATGGGTTATGATACCATTAATGCCGACTATGCCGTGATCCTGCGTGATCGTGCTATCGTTGCCCGTGCCAAAGGGCGTCTCGTCGAGGCCTACGATCTGATGAAACGTCATGCCAATCTGGCAAAGGTGCTCAGCGACAGTCTGCATGCCAGTGAGGCCCATGACTATGCCGCCCGCTATCATGCCCAGGAGCAGGAACTGAAGATTCGGGAGACCGAGTCTGCTAGTCGCATCAAATCGATCATCATCGGTGTCATTGTATTGTTGTTCATGATTGCTGCTGTCTTTTCGTTCTACTACCGTCGTCAGCGCCAGATCATCAGCGAGAAGAACCATGCCTTGGTACGTATGATCAACGGCACACCATTTGTGGTGCCTGCTGATGAGGCGGAAGAACCCGATGAGGTTGGCGAGTCAGGGGAACTAGAGGAATCAGAGACTAACTCTGCCCTCTTTGATACGATTGATACTGCCATCCGCATGGAACATCTCTATGCCAATGCCTCACTTCAACGACAGGATATCTGTACACGTTTCCGCATCACTCGTCATACGCTCAATAACCTGTTGGCACAGCATGTCGGCAGTTCCTCATTTCCCCAGTATATCAATAACATCCGTATGGAGGAAGCACTTCCTATGCTTCGCGATAACACTTCGATGACAATCACTGCCATCGCTACTGCCGTGGGCTTCACACCTGCCAACTTTCGTGAAAAGTTTAAGCGCCAGTACGGTGTTACCCCTCAGGAATACCGCCAGAATTTATAGAGCTTTGGTCGAAATGCCGTTTTGGTATGCATGTATTTGGTGTTCGTCCCAAATGCGTGCATATCTTTTTTGGCGGTTAGTATTTTTCTTCCTATGTTTGCAAAAATTTTAATACGATTACTATTACTAATGGGTGAAAAAGATAAAGAGATTATAATTGCACCATATTTAAAAGCGGGGGATAGGGTGGCCCTCGTTTCTCCTGCCAGTTGACAAGGGACTGGTACCTGTCATATCGAATAATATTCAGATTCCTCATATTTGGTCTTTAGCGTTTATGTGATGAAAAGATAAACATAAAATCCAGCTCTACCAAATATTTCTAATGCAAAACTGTGACGCTGTGACGCTGTGACGCAGTTGCATTTGGTATATTTAGATAGCGACTAAAAGAGAAGAAATAATTATATTATATACTATATAATATAAAATAATTATTACCGTTTATTTTGACACTTCTCCGAACACAAATGCAACTGCGTCACTGCGTCACTGCGTCACAATGATATCTAAGTGTACTACCCTAGAAAAAGTTGAATGGTTTTTACCTTAACCCTGCCATAGGTTGAATGCCTGTTGGGTACCTTAATTCTAACCCCTGGCAGAAGTTGAATGATTCTCCCTTAACCCTTGTTTTTGTTGAATAGGCTCCGCGGAAAGCCGTTCAATCATATTCAGGGTTTGCGGTGCAAAGGTACATGCCCCTTCTTGAATTTCCAAATTTTCGAGGTACTTTTCTCTGTAACTGATCCATTTTTTCTGTATTTTACCCGTACAAGATGCTGCCTGACGAGGCGTCATGTTGTTCAGCGACATGTGTGGACGTTCATTGTTATAGAAGGCCACAGCCTTTTCCATAGCCCTCCTCACTTCGCCTATAGAGTGGAATTTGATGTCCTTGAGCAGTTCGTTCTTGACGGTGTTGTTCTGGCGCTCTGCCACTGCATTGTCCTTGGGATCGCCGCTCTCCGTCATGCTAATCTTGATACCAGCCTCGATAAGCAGTGATGTATATGCAGCACTGACATACTGTACGCCTCTGTCTGAGTGATGGATGAGATTAACAACCTCGTCTACGGGTAGCTTCTCAAGAGCTTTCATGAGGCATTCTACGCTACACCAGGCTCCCATCGTCTCGCCAACATACCAGCTGATGATCTCCTTGGTATAGCTGTCCGTTATCATCGACAGGTAGCAGAAATCATAGCTGCCGTCATAATTCCAAATAGGGATATAGGTGATGTCTGTCACCCACACCTGATTCTTGCGTATCGGTATGAAATCCTTTACCAGATTCGGATACGTAGGCAGCCCGTGAGTGGAGTCTGTCGTGCGGGGATGGCGTCTGGGGAGCCTCACGTTCAATCCGTTACGGGCTATTATCGCTTCCATCTTATCACGTCCCACCATATATTCATAATCAGCTCCAAAGCGCTCGCGATACATGTAGTGAAGTTTCTCACCACCAAGTCCGGGGTCGAGCTCGCGTATATCCTTAATGAACTGGATGACCATTTCCTCCGTCAGTCGTTGCTTGCCTAACGTCTCCTTGTGCTGGTAATATGCCTGCCAGCTCTTGCCAAACAGCCGGCAGAGAAGGCCCATGGTTTGGCCTTTGACCTTCTCTGCGGCAAGCGTCTTTACTGTTTGGCACCAGATTTTTTTCTGATCGGAATATTGAATGTCTTTTCGGCCTCATCGATCATTACGTCCTTAGCGTGATTCATCCACTCAGACATCTTCAATGCTTCCGCCAGACGCTTGTTCTCTTCCCTGAGACGGATCAGTTCCTCGGCCTCCGTCTCCACTGCTTTCTGACTCTTCTTAGACATACTAGACGGATTTGGTTTGACTTCTGGAGTGCCTTCACTTCTTCTAATAGGCACCTTTCCGTCTGCAAAGGTACGAATCCATCTGTAAATTGTCACCTTGTTGACACCAAAATTAGCACTTAGTTGACTAATTGGTACATGATTTAACAGATGGGAACTGACTATCATCCGTTTTTCTTCCAATGTCTTCTGTCGTGTACTCACTCGCTTGTTAAACGCTAGTTCTTGTAACTTTAAATCTTCTGTTTTCTCCATTTTAAAACGTTGTTTTTTCATTCAACGTTTTTCAGGGCAAGACGAAGCCTTTGCCACCCAGTCTTCGAGGCAGCCTTTTCCTTTCCCAGGAACTTATTCACTTATTGACTTCGTCGAAAACTCTCACGTTCGGCAATATTTGAGCAAGCTCACATTGCGCTCACTTATTCACTTATTCAGTTATTCACTTTGGACATTTAGGTTTTTCAAAAACCGAAAGGGATGGAGGGGATGAGGAAAGTGGATGAGGAGAGATGGTGGAGAAAAAAATATTGAAATAATAATTTATATTATATATATTATATAATATATATAATATAAAATTTTTCGCTTCAAGTAATACTCAAAACACAGATGTCCAAAGTGAATAACTGAATAAGTGAATAACCTACCCCATTCATACGGAAAAAGTTTACTCGCTCAACTGAGAAATGTTGACAACCTCCCCTGAGGTTGTTGACTCTTTTCCTAAGAACGTTGACTTTTATACGGATATTATTTACTTCTGTTTTTTATGCATAAAAAAAATTCGAAAAAAAAATCAGCAAAGTATTCGTAAACCGCAATGGCGATGTAGTACCTTTGCAACATCATTCGAATGACACACAACGAGCGTTTAGAAAGAACGCACGCGGCGTTTAGAAAGAACACCGCCAGCAATCAGGAAGAACGCTCACGAGAGACCTCAAACTACTTAAACAACTTAAACCTTTAAACTATTAAACAACTTAAACCTTTTAAACCTTTAAACTTATTAAAAACTATGGGAACAATTACAATTAAGAAGTGTCAGAAAAGAACGCGAGAAAAAAATCCGTAAAATCCGTGAAATCCGTTGTTAAAAAAGAAAAGCTATGAAGAACGAAACGTGGAAATATGTGTTGCAGACGCTCGCGGCGATACTTACCGCGATAGCAACAAGCCTCGGAGTGCAGAGCTGCATGTAAAAAAAGGGGGGTCAATTTGACTCCCCTTCGTTATGTTCAGCATCATCTTGCTGTTTGGAATCTTGCTGTTTTGCTTCAAGCTCAAGCTGCTTGCCTCGTTCTTCGGCCATGCGCTCTGCATCGGCACGCATCTGAGCCTCAAGGAGCTCTTCGCTACGGCTTGTCCAGGGGCGCTTGCCAAAGATGCGCTCCACATCTTCAGCGAAGATCACCTCACGGTCTATGAGCAACTGAGCCAGCTGCGCATGACCTTCCTTATGCTCAGTGAGAATCTGCTTGGCACGGTCATACTGTTCGTTGATGAGCTTCAGCACCTCCTCGTCCATGATCTTCGCCGTTGTCTCAGAATAAGGACGCTGGAACTGGTACTCAGCATTGTTATAATAGCACACGTTTGGCAGCTTATCGCTCATGCCGGCATAGGCTATCATGCCATAGGCCTGCTTCGTGGTACGCTCAAGGTCATTCATGGCACCAGTAGAGATTTGACCAATGAACAGTTCCTCTGCAGCTCGTCCGCCAAGGAGTGAGCACATCTCATCGAGCATAGCCTCCTTAGTCTGGAGCACACGCTCCTCAGGGAGATACCACGCAGCGCCGAGAGCCTGTCCACGAGGTACGATGCTCACCTTCACCAACGGATTGGCATACTCAGTGAACCAAGATATGGTGGCATGACCAGCCTCATGGATGGCGATAGAGCGCTTCTCTGCCTGTGTCATAACCTTTGTCTTCTTCTCCAGACCACCGATGATGCGATCTACGGCATCAAGGAAATCCTGCTTGCCAACAGTAGGACTATCGTGACGTGCAGCTATCAGAGCTGCCTCGTTACACACATTTGCAATGTCGGCACCAGAGAAGCCTGGAGTCTGACGTGCGAGGAAGTCCACATCGACAGTATTGTCAATCTTCAGGGGTTTCAGATGTACTCCAAAGACCTCCTTACGCTCGTTGAGATCAGGAAGGTCAACATGTATCTGACGATCGAAACGTCCTGCACGCAACAGGGCAGAGTCGAGCATGTCGGCACGGTTAGTAGCAGCAAGGATTATTACGCCGCTGTTAGTGCCGAAACCATCCATCTCAGTGAGAAGGGCGTTAAGAGTGTTCTCACGCTCATCGTTGCCACCCATTGACGGATTCTTTGAGCGGGCACGTCCCACGGCATCAATCTCATCGATGAAGATGATACATGGTGACTTCTCTTTTGCCTGGGCGAAAAGGTCACGCACACGTGACGCACCAACGCCGACGAACATCTCAACGAAGTCGGAACCCGACATTGAGAAGAAAGGCACGCCTGCCTCGCCTGCCACAGCCTTTGCCAACAGAGTCTTACCTGTTCCTGGA from Prevotella sp. E13-27 carries:
- a CDS encoding choice-of-anchor J domain-containing protein translates to MKRILSLFALLQMFLLSGFATATTPVVFGTVVYSENGLNKGVYSFPAQSATELTFIYGDYNFSINGPAVRWNGNYYLFNGQDYGDGIAEVNVYVYDSDWEEIDELSFPATWYGTDLTVDPTTNNVYGVFASNSGSPELATIDINTEKRTTIGALSESIIALAADATGLLYGISQSGVLYRINKTDASLTKIGSTGVAPKYMQSATFDLATNRLFWATTTTQDKAGLYEVDIKTGAASLISPFSGNEEIVGLYTLSEPTTWTGGPDTPTAPVNLKLTYDNNVATLSWQAPAVGIHGENLDASSLTYSVTRYPDNVVVANGISNTTYSETYVPEQLTAFYYKVVAHNGDLTGDEAQSNMIIAGEAVLPPYIQRFDDQATTSLMTTIDGDGDGSSWSFQDGKAFLWGAPFENTDDWLVTPALKLNSDYTYRLKVSTWCDWAGNYPYSVSAFVGQGNGIADLKQQLFSRININVPEKQQFDNLFSVEVSGNYFIGIRANGYDLSSINLDDLTLEQGPMLTAPQSVTDLTATADVEGKAHVTLTFTTPVLSLNKESLVSLEKIKIYRDDALIDSLSDIIPGQQISYDDTEALTGQLNTYRVVAVNNNGEGQDAEITVWVGFDAPTSPINVALKEVGGKAVLTWDAPIVGQHQGPVDKNNLFYGVMRNDGQVVATGLQSQTYSEAIDNTGEQHWLVFGVQAANLLGYSEIVQSNGIIAGAHYELPFYEGFANGNLSNFWGSENYNDRGWGSSWAPNTDADADGNNGFIAFGTGGGYVGSGAKLFTGKINIHGAETPILEFYYSHRSENEYSELGSPLHVKIIKNGADTILVRDIQPIYFWQLDAEKMFSYECVDLAEFKDAEYIQVLFDAENSGTTYTYIDAVGVRNLLPNDLSVSLVSPNEATSGQNLKMTATVKNIGINEAGTYSVSLYDDGRLLETKNNTAPLGANAEETFNFSIPVNTLKSVLNLYATVDFDKDQESDNNRSKDVAVTVTLPIYPKPENVEAVMNNGLVSLTWQSPEYSEFSVPTIEDVENYEPYVVNTFGQWTTIDRDGLPTHDDVYAGDDHVIYDAAGQPTSWLVFNPVVRNYSTIDWMGNSNGWQPVSGNQFFAAVAVANGTSDDWLISPELTGEEQSISFYEHGYYNMETFEVLYSTTDTDPEHFESLAQETSSFDWTLRQYKLPAGAKYFAIRHTTSYGYRFFVDDIKFQSAAGKGSLKLSGYRIYCDGQLVGQVAADVTNYSDTNKNKGSHLYQVTAVYEQGESAASSANVEITTGISSLNGAKKDDLKIYGLDGRSHKSLQRGLNIVRTLGGTTVKVLR
- the rpsJ gene encoding 30S ribosomal protein S10, which codes for MSYRIKLKSYDHKLVDKSAEKIVKAVKATGAIISGPISLPTHKRIFTVNRSTFVNKKSREQFQLSDYKRLIDIYSSTAKTVDALMKLELPSGVEVEIKV
- a CDS encoding AraC family transcriptional regulator gives rise to the protein MGDTPYQEDSVLVAYGYHPDRAIVMLDSALLLGNINEYRAQFIRAKIFSKSLLKQRQDSAILICKQLLKHDSVIKTLHEQENILDLLMITSRTKTDFEGYVKWATQKAEVCRLQGEETEQWRTEAEIGMVMAHLGQPEEGMAKIDEAIRHLDEPGSIDRMDAFIIAVKRKITVLNEQGRYAEVIPLAQRILDRLDHYEQHAMDYAEDSYRLSWSDSPADRDRYIDFSRAQANGFLAGAYAMTGDIAHAREYLARFDQSGYGHSFSARRMIIPTQMALGMYDEAMATSDEIAYRMGYDTINADYAVILRDRAIVARAKGRLVEAYDLMKRHANLAKVLSDSLHASEAHDYAARYHAQEQELKIRETESASRIKSIIIGVIVLLFMIAAVFSFYYRRQRQIISEKNHALVRMINGTPFVVPADEAEEPDEVGESGELEESETNSALFDTIDTAIRMEHLYANASLQRQDICTRFRITRHTLNNLLAQHVGSSSFPQYINNIRMEEALPMLRDNTSMTITAIATAVGFTPANFREKFKRQYGVTPQEYRQNL
- a CDS encoding IS3 family transposase; translated protein: MGLLCRLFGKSWQAYYQHKETLGKQRLTEEMVIQFIKDIRELDPGLGGEKLHYMYRERFGADYEYMVGRDKMEAIIARNGLNVRLPRRHPRTTDSTHGLPTYPNLVKDFIPIRKNQVWVTDITYIPIWNYDGSYDFCYLSMITDSYTKEIISWYVGETMGAWCSVECLMKALEKLPVDEVVNLIHHSDRGVQYVSAAYTSLLIEAGIKISMTESGDPKDNAVAERQNNTVKNELLKDIKFHSIGEVRRAMEKAVAFYNNERPHMSLNNMTPRQAASCTGKIQKKWISYREKYLENLEIQEGACTFAPQTLNMIERLSAEPIQQKQGLRENHSTSARG
- a CDS encoding smalltalk protein; this encodes MKNETWKYVLQTLAAILTAIATSLGVQSCM
- the ftsH gene encoding ATP-dependent zinc metalloprotease FtsH is translated as MENNLKNPQGNKDPKMPRFNISWIFILAIVALIALYVNSETGPVQPTPRVETSYTDFQTYMDKGYASKLVVDKTQGVVKMYVKPEHIRDIFKQGADQVGTEPYISVEIGSLDKFETFVEEKRAEQKFAGKVTYEAKHGDGFLSNLFWSVFPFLLIIGVWMFLMRRMGGGGSGFGGGGIFSVGKSRAKMYEKGGDLGITFKDVAGQAGAKQEVQEIVEFLKNPQKYTDLGGKIPKGALLVGPPGTGKTLLAKAVAGEAGVPFFSMSGSDFVEMFVGVGASRVRDLFAQAKEKSPCIIFIDEIDAVGRARSKNPSMGGNDERENTLNALLTEMDGFGTNSGVIILAATNRADMLDSALLRAGRFDRQIHVDLPDLNERKEVFGVHLKPLKIDNTVDVDFLARQTPGFSGADIANVCNEAALIAARHDSPTVGKQDFLDAVDRIIGGLEKKTKVMTQAEKRSIAIHEAGHATISWFTEYANPLVKVSIVPRGQALGAAWYLPEERVLQTKEAMLDEMCSLLGGRAAEELFIGQISTGAMNDLERTTKQAYGMIAYAGMSDKLPNVCYYNNAEYQFQRPYSETTAKIMDEEVLKLINEQYDRAKQILTEHKEGHAQLAQLLIDREVIFAEDVERIFGKRPWTSRSEELLEAQMRADAERMAEERGKQLELEAKQQDSKQQDDAEHNEGESN